The window TTTCGCGCTATATTAATCCTCTCCCACTTGATAGCCAAATTGAGAAAGACGAGTGCGAGATTGTCGCCATTTGGGTCTGACTTTAACAAATAATTCCAGATAAACTTGACCTAAAATCAGTTTTTGCATTTGTTCTCGTGCAGCCATACCAATACTTTTTAACATGGCTCCCTTTTTACCAATCAGAATAGCTTTTTGGGAGTCTCGTTCCACATTAATAGCCGCAAAAACGCGGGTGATTTTTGGGGTTTCTTCGACTCGTTCAATCTCTACGGCTACCGAATGAGGAACTTCTTGGCGCGTAAGGAGTAAGATTTGTTCCCGGATTAATTCGCCCATGATAAAGCGTTCCGGTTGGTCAGTGACCAAATCGGGAGGATAATAGTAGGGGCCGGGTTCTAGATTGTCTGCCAGCAGATTTTGTAGAGAGTCTAATCCCTCACCCGTAAGGGCAGAAAATTTTAGGATTGGCCAGTGGTGAGCTTGGGCGAGTTGTTCGTAGGTTTGGTCGATCGCTTCAGAATCATCGGGTTGTTGATCCGCTTTATTGAGACCAAGAATAATCGGCAGTTTCACACTAGAGAGTAGCTCAACAATGTAGCGATCGCCCCCTCCCGCAGGAACAGAACTATCGACCACAAATAACACCACATCCACCGATTTAATCGCCAACTTTGCATTTTCCACCAAAACCTTCCCTAACTCATGGTGGGGTTTATGAATTCCAGGGGTATCCACAAAAATAAATTGGGCGGCTGAAGTCGTTAGAATGCCCCGTAAGCGGTTGCGCGTCGTTTGGGCTACGGGCGAAGTAATGGCAATTTTCTGTCCCACCAACTGATTCATAATAGTGGATTTACCGACATTGGGGCGGCCGATAATCCCCACAAACCCAGACTTAAAGCCAGGAGGGGGTTCAGGAATCAAATTAAAGGATGCAGGAGAAATATCGTCCAAGGCTTCAGATTGGGGATCGTGAGAATGAGTCATGGGGGATCGTAAGTCAGGAAAGAACAAAGATTAAGTCAAGTTGAGGTTATCG is drawn from Roseofilum reptotaenium CS-1145 and contains these coding sequences:
- the era gene encoding GTPase Era, with amino-acid sequence MTHSHDPQSEALDDISPASFNLIPEPPPGFKSGFVGIIGRPNVGKSTIMNQLVGQKIAITSPVAQTTRNRLRGILTTSAAQFIFVDTPGIHKPHHELGKVLVENAKLAIKSVDVVLFVVDSSVPAGGGDRYIVELLSSVKLPIILGLNKADQQPDDSEAIDQTYEQLAQAHHWPILKFSALTGEGLDSLQNLLADNLEPGPYYYPPDLVTDQPERFIMGELIREQILLLTRQEVPHSVAVEIERVEETPKITRVFAAINVERDSQKAILIGKKGAMLKSIGMAAREQMQKLILGQVYLELFVKVRPKWRQSRTRLSQFGYQVGED